Genomic window (Sulfurimonas sp.):
TTGTTTGGTGTTATTATACTGAAAAATTGATTTTAAATTGCTTGATTGGATGTGTTTATATGAATGAGACTGGAAATAGTAGTTATTTCACAGTCTCCCAAGAGAGGGAACTAAAAAACTTACATTACTCCAGATTCGTACTGGTCACGCATGCGTTGTTTTTCTACTTCTCTTTTTGCTTTGGATGCCAGTTTAATATGGTAACCTTTAACATCAAAACCAAACCAAAGAAGTATAGGAGATGCTACAAAAACAGATGAGTATGTACCAACTATAATACCCACAAGAAGTGTAAATGCAAAGGCATGGATAATCTCACCACCAAACATAAATAGCGTAAATACAACAAAGAAAGTTGTAAGTGAAGTTAGCGTTGTTCTTGCCAAGGTTCTTGTAACTGATTCATTAATAATCTCAGTCAAGTCTGTATTTTTTGAACTTGTAACACCTTCACGAATACGGTCAAAGACAATAATAGTATCGTTAAGTGAATAACCCAAAATCGTAAGAAGTGCGGCTAAAACATCAAGGTTTACATCTAACCCAACAAGTGTTATAGCACCTAAAGCTAAAGAAATATCATGTATTAGCGCGAAGATAGATGCAACAGCAAAACGCCACTCAAATCTAAATGCTACATAAACCAAGATGCCAAACATTGCTAATACTAAAGACATCATTCCTTTTTCTTTTAACTCTGCTCCAACTGTGGGACCTACAATATCTACACGGCGAATTTCAAAATTTCCACTACCTTTTAGTGCTTCTCTTGTCATATCACCAATATCTACCGTAACACTTCCGCTTGTACTCTTCATACGGATAACAACTTCATCTGGAGAGCCAAATTCTGTAATAGATGCTCCCCTAAAGATTTCATTACCCTTTAATTTCTCTCGCATCTCTTTAATTGGAGCGACTGTATCATACTTAACTTGAACGATAGTTCCACCAGCGAAATCAACACCGTAGTTTAGACCTTTTGTTGCCAAAAGTGCGTAAGAAGCTAAAACTAAAATCACTGAAAGAATCATCGCAATTTTAGACTTACCCATAAAATTAAAGGTTCTTGTATATCTAAAAAATTCCATAATTAACCCTTAATTCCAAACCAAAAACGGTTATTTTTTGATTTTTGTATTTTACTCTCAAGCATTTCATAGATGCCATGAGTTCCTAATATCGCAGTAAGCATAGACGCTAAAATACCGATACTAATAGTTATAGCAAAACCTTTAATAGCACCCGTTCCATAAGCATACAGAACAACTGCTGCTATAAGAGTTGTTATATTTGCATCTAAGATAGCTCTCATTGCATTTGCATAACCTTCTTCTATAGCTTTATGAATTGACTTACCTTGATAAATAAGTTCCCTTATCCTCTCAGAAATAATAACATTGGAATCTACTGCCATACCAACAGTCAGAACGATACCTGCCATACCAGGAAGAGTTAAAGTTGCGCCAAAAAGACTCATAACAGCTAAAATTATAAACAAGTTTGCAATTAATGCAATATTTGCTATAACGCCTGCCATGCGATAGTAAGCCATCATAAAAATGATTACTAAAACAAAACCACCAATCAAAGCAATCATACTAGCCTTAATACTATCTGCACCCAAACTTGGACCAACAGAGCGTTTTTCCATAAGATAAATAGGAGCTAATAGAGCACCAGAGCGAAGAGCAATAGCTAAATCTTTTGCTTCCATAACTGTGTAGTTTCCAGAAATTTGACCACTTCCTCCACCAATTCGTTCGTTAATATTTGGAGCAGAATAAACTTTGCCATCTAGCACAACTGCTAATCTTTTTCCAACACTTCTACCTGTAAAATCACCAAATATTTCAGCACCTTCTGCATTTAACTTAAAGTTAATAAGAGGTCTGTTACTTTGATCAAATCCCATAGATGCATCTGTAAGCATACTTCCATCTAAGATAGGAATTTCACGAACTAAATACTTTCTATTTGGGTCTTTAACATCTGATAAAATAATATCGCCATACTCAGCAGCATCTGAATCACTCATAACACCAACTCGCGCATTCCTATCTTCATCAACTGCCATAAGCTCTAACTTTGCAGCGCGGGAGATAAGCTCTCTTGCTCGTTGTTCTTCTTCTTGAGTTTTAATACCTGCTAACTGAACTAAAATTTTCTCTTCACCTTGTCTTGCTACAACAGGTTCAGCTAAACCAAATTGGTCAAGTCTATTTCTTATCGTTTCTATCGCTTGATCTATTGCTAGTTTTTCAGTTCTTACAATTTCTTCAGGCGTTAAACTTAGAGAAAATGCCTCAGCACTAACAGAAATATTTGAGCCATCTATTTCACTTAAAAATTCTTGCATCTGCTTTACATCATCACTATCTAGAAGTGAAAACGATATAGAAGATTCATCAAATTTTAACTCATCTACTAAAATATCATTTCTATCACTAAAGTGTTTTATACTTGCTGCGATTGATTTTATACGAGATTTTGTAGCCTCCTCAGTTTTTACACCAAGAAGCATATGCAAACCACCTTGTAAATCAAGTCCTAAAGTGACTTTTTTGCCATCTTGGAGTTGAAGTAGAGATGGTGCTGAGAAAAACAGACCAAAAATTATTGCTAAAGCGAAAACGACTATACGGTAATTAAGCTTCATCCTCGTACTTTTTAGAGATTGCATCTTTTGACATTTTAACGATTACATCGTCATTCATTTTAACGCTTATAATATCTTCA
Coding sequences:
- the secF gene encoding protein translocase subunit SecF, with product MEFFRYTRTFNFMGKSKIAMILSVILVLASYALLATKGLNYGVDFAGGTIVQVKYDTVAPIKEMREKLKGNEIFRGASITEFGSPDEVVIRMKSTSGSVTVDIGDMTREALKGSGNFEIRRVDIVGPTVGAELKEKGMMSLVLAMFGILVYVAFRFEWRFAVASIFALIHDISLALGAITLVGLDVNLDVLAALLTILGYSLNDTIIVFDRIREGVTSSKNTDLTEIINESVTRTLARTTLTSLTTFFVVFTLFMFGGEIIHAFAFTLLVGIIVGTYSSVFVASPILLWFGFDVKGYHIKLASKAKREVEKQRMRDQYESGVM
- the secD gene encoding protein translocase subunit SecD, which codes for MKLNYRIVVFALAIIFGLFFSAPSLLQLQDGKKVTLGLDLQGGLHMLLGVKTEEATKSRIKSIAASIKHFSDRNDILVDELKFDESSISFSLLDSDDVKQMQEFLSEIDGSNISVSAEAFSLSLTPEEIVRTEKLAIDQAIETIRNRLDQFGLAEPVVARQGEEKILVQLAGIKTQEEEQRARELISRAAKLELMAVDEDRNARVGVMSDSDAAEYGDIILSDVKDPNRKYLVREIPILDGSMLTDASMGFDQSNRPLINFKLNAEGAEIFGDFTGRSVGKRLAVVLDGKVYSAPNINERIGGGSGQISGNYTVMEAKDLAIALRSGALLAPIYLMEKRSVGPSLGADSIKASMIALIGGFVLVIIFMMAYYRMAGVIANIALIANLFIILAVMSLFGATLTLPGMAGIVLTVGMAVDSNVIISERIRELIYQGKSIHKAIEEGYANAMRAILDANITTLIAAVVLYAYGTGAIKGFAITISIGILASMLTAILGTHGIYEMLESKIQKSKNNRFWFGIKG